One window of the Leucobacter komagatae genome contains the following:
- a CDS encoding RNA polymerase-binding protein RbpA — protein MADRTLKGSRIGSTSLQGETGVELSARRRVEYITDKGVAFSVLFDADAEPPPEWVDQRSGEIGFLDDEAGRTARAELEAKESAQRTPWDMLIERRTREELEELLAERLKLLRARRGTTDS, from the coding sequence ATGGCCGATCGAACACTCAAGGGCTCACGCATTGGTTCGACAAGCTTGCAGGGCGAGACAGGCGTCGAGCTGTCAGCCAGGCGCAGAGTCGAGTACATCACCGATAAGGGCGTGGCGTTCTCCGTCTTGTTTGACGCTGACGCCGAGCCGCCGCCAGAGTGGGTCGACCAGCGCAGCGGCGAGATCGGGTTTCTCGACGACGAAGCCGGCCGCACCGCCCGTGCCGAGCTTGAGGCGAAGGAGTCTGCGCAGCGCACCCCGTGGGACATGCTCATCGAGCGGCGTACCCGCGAGGAGCTTGAGGAGCTGCTCGCGGAGCGACTGAAGCTGCTCCGTGCGAGGCGCGGCACGACCGACTCGTAG
- a CDS encoding SDR family oxidoreductase yields MTETVATPPLAAKSLEGRRALVTGSSRGVGADTVRYFAEAGADVVVNFRNKAPRAEKLGEQLRELGVRALVQGADLTDQASVDGMMEAIRAEYGGLDILVLNASGGMESGMAEDYALQLNRDAQLRVLDAALPLMGEGSRVVFVTSHQAHFIRTTPTMPEYEAVALSKRAGEDALRERIPALAERGVEFVVVSGDMIEGTVTATLLNRMNPGAIEERREQAGKLYNVAEFAAEVARAAVDEVPADNTRLVGDVSSFGA; encoded by the coding sequence GTGACTGAGACCGTAGCCACTCCACCGCTTGCAGCCAAGAGCCTTGAAGGCCGTCGGGCACTCGTGACGGGATCTTCCCGCGGTGTCGGCGCCGACACTGTTCGCTACTTCGCCGAGGCAGGTGCCGACGTCGTCGTGAACTTCCGCAACAAGGCTCCCCGCGCTGAGAAGCTCGGCGAGCAGCTCCGCGAGCTCGGCGTCCGCGCACTCGTGCAGGGTGCGGACCTCACCGACCAGGCCTCGGTTGACGGCATGATGGAGGCGATCCGTGCCGAGTACGGCGGGCTCGACATCCTCGTGCTCAACGCCTCGGGCGGGATGGAGTCGGGCATGGCCGAGGACTACGCGCTTCAGCTCAACCGCGACGCTCAGCTGCGGGTGCTCGACGCGGCGCTGCCCCTCATGGGAGAGGGCTCGCGCGTCGTCTTCGTGACGAGCCACCAGGCGCACTTCATTCGGACGACGCCGACCATGCCCGAGTACGAAGCGGTAGCGCTGTCGAAGCGCGCGGGTGAGGATGCGCTGCGTGAGCGCATCCCCGCGCTTGCCGAGCGCGGCGTCGAGTTCGTTGTTGTCTCTGGCGACATGATCGAGGGGACCGTTACTGCGACCCTGCTCAACCGCATGAACCCGGGCGCGATCGAGGAGCGCCGCGAGCAGGCGGGCAAGCTGTACAACGTGGCCGAGTTCGCCGCCGAGGTCGCGCGCGCCGCGGTCGACGAGGTGCCGGCAGACAACACCCGCCTTGTCGGAGACGTCTCGAGCTTCGGGGCCTAG
- the lnt gene encoding apolipoprotein N-acyltransferase has product MTAPAPRRLPWWAAVPAAGLGGFLFDLANPGVAAWPLVFLAVPLMLASWWQQRQGVALLAGLAAGAGFWLAHLSWLTLYLGPVPWLGLATVMTAWFVLQGSATAVATSGIARLGMRRVASLGRFASAWIVLAQSLAATGVWVLREGVQGSWPYGGFPWGRVAHVFAETPFGALASWFGFAGLSGLIVFAMAVVIGAFGQAPSQARLQAPAFRRTAVRGCAAAVTVAGVLTGLSFAPPALLGQTGSLRVGAVQGNSKSGIFDDRESGDVYADHVRATEEMLDELEASGDSVDVIVWPENSAEFGLTDNPLRGREVALLSKRAGAPIVAGSVLANDDGTYTNSSVVWGPEGLVESAAGARYDKRFPVPFAEYMPNRDFFHALAPELVDLVQLEYEPGEYEPVHGFEALGREVVAGVAICFDIIFDDQAERMADDGAEVIFAPTNNADFGRTDESVQQLQIARLRAIESGRALVNISTVGTSRIIAPDGSDIAGLEPFTRDAMVASVPLVEGKTPALRFGAGIAFAWMALGVAGIAAGVLGRQRRTR; this is encoded by the coding sequence GTGACCGCGCCCGCCCCTCGCCGCCTTCCGTGGTGGGCCGCGGTGCCCGCCGCGGGCCTCGGCGGCTTCCTGTTCGACCTCGCGAACCCCGGCGTTGCCGCCTGGCCGCTGGTCTTCCTCGCGGTGCCCCTCATGCTCGCGAGCTGGTGGCAACAGCGGCAGGGCGTCGCCCTGCTTGCCGGGCTCGCTGCGGGTGCGGGGTTCTGGCTCGCGCACCTGAGCTGGCTCACCCTCTACCTCGGGCCCGTACCCTGGCTCGGGCTCGCCACGGTGATGACCGCCTGGTTCGTGCTGCAGGGCTCGGCAACCGCCGTCGCTACGTCGGGCATCGCGCGCCTCGGGATGCGGCGGGTCGCATCGCTCGGTCGCTTCGCCAGCGCGTGGATCGTGCTCGCGCAGTCGCTTGCCGCGACGGGCGTCTGGGTGCTTCGCGAGGGCGTGCAGGGGAGCTGGCCGTACGGCGGGTTCCCGTGGGGGCGCGTGGCCCACGTGTTCGCCGAGACCCCGTTCGGTGCCCTCGCCTCATGGTTCGGCTTCGCGGGGCTCAGCGGGCTCATCGTGTTCGCGATGGCTGTTGTGATTGGCGCGTTCGGGCAGGCACCGTCGCAGGCACGGCTGCAGGCGCCCGCCTTCCGGCGGACAGCCGTGCGCGGATGCGCAGCGGCGGTTACCGTCGCGGGGGTGCTCACGGGGCTGAGCTTTGCGCCCCCCGCGCTGCTCGGGCAGACAGGTAGCCTGCGAGTCGGAGCGGTGCAGGGCAACTCGAAGTCAGGGATCTTTGACGACCGCGAGTCGGGCGACGTCTACGCCGACCACGTCCGCGCCACCGAGGAGATGCTCGATGAGCTCGAAGCCTCGGGGGACAGCGTCGACGTGATCGTGTGGCCTGAGAACTCCGCGGAGTTCGGGCTCACCGACAACCCGCTGCGCGGAAGAGAGGTAGCCCTCCTATCGAAGCGGGCCGGCGCGCCGATCGTCGCCGGATCCGTGCTCGCCAACGACGACGGCACCTACACGAACAGCTCGGTCGTGTGGGGCCCTGAGGGGCTCGTCGAGTCGGCGGCCGGCGCGCGCTACGACAAGCGGTTCCCCGTGCCGTTCGCCGAGTACATGCCGAACCGAGACTTTTTCCACGCGCTCGCGCCCGAGCTCGTCGACCTCGTGCAGCTCGAATATGAGCCCGGCGAGTACGAGCCGGTGCACGGCTTTGAAGCGCTCGGGCGTGAGGTTGTCGCAGGTGTCGCGATCTGTTTCGACATCATCTTCGATGACCAGGCCGAGCGGATGGCAGATGATGGCGCCGAGGTGATCTTCGCGCCGACGAACAACGCAGACTTTGGGCGCACCGACGAGAGCGTCCAGCAACTGCAGATCGCTCGCCTGCGGGCGATCGAGTCGGGCCGGGCGCTCGTGAACATCTCGACGGTGGGCACGAGCCGGATCATCGCGCCAGACGGCAGCGACATCGCCGGGCTCGAACCGTTCACTCGCGATGCGATGGTCGCTTCGGTTCCGCTCGTTGAGGGGAAGACGCCGGCGCTGCGGTTTGGGGCCGGGATTGCGTTCGCGTGGATGGCGCTCGGTGTCGCTGGAATCGCGGCCGGGGTGCTGGGCAGGCAGCGCCGAACACGCTAG